One Thermofilum pendens Hrk 5 DNA segment encodes these proteins:
- the iorA gene encoding indolepyruvate ferredoxin oxidoreductase subunit alpha produces the protein MMSVIEGSPGEVKLLLGNEAIARGALEAGISVATAYPGTPSTEIVETLAEVGERYGVYVEWSTNEKVALEIAIGASMMGLRALTAMKHVGVNVASDPLMSLGYTGVVGGLVIVTADDPNAHSSQNEQDNRIYGLHSYIPVFEPSSPQEAKDMVRDLYDLSEKYSTAVFLRTTTRLSHSRGEVTLGELRGAGREPRFHRDPERWALLPPYNLVKHREAVNRIKRLEEDLSSFKYNWVEPGDSMVAVVAVGATYAYVKEAVSKLGVKPTIFKLSSTYPVPRGFAVKALSYERLLVVEELEPFVEKELKVIAFEEGMKPEIHGKDLLPRVGELSTALVAQAIAKFLGVPYEPPRTYTPGVELPRRPPVLCAGCGHRSTYYAVKLAAARARVKPVYANDIGCYTLGFYPPFEMADFTWSMGSALGIGMGISKFSKEPVIAFIGDSTFYHAGIPGLINAVYNRIPLVVVVMDNGITAMTGHQPHPGSGFGPAGEPRPVVKIEDIAKAVGVEFVEVVDAYDVPAVRDAVERAIRYVVEKSRPAVVVSRRPCALMELRRKRLSGERVVPYYVDQERCVRCGICVDKFSCPAIVREEDGRVVILPEVCVGCGVCATICPAKAIHPVGGSSG, from the coding sequence ATGATGAGCGTAATCGAAGGGTCCCCGGGAGAGGTGAAGCTTCTCCTGGGTAACGAGGCTATAGCGAGGGGTGCCCTGGAGGCCGGCATCTCGGTTGCAACGGCTTACCCCGGGACGCCGTCCACAGAGATCGTGGAGACACTGGCAGAGGTCGGCGAGAGGTACGGCGTCTACGTTGAGTGGAGCACGAACGAGAAGGTAGCACTAGAGATAGCCATCGGCGCGTCCATGATGGGCCTTAGAGCGTTAACAGCGATGAAGCACGTCGGCGTGAACGTGGCCTCGGACCCCTTGATGAGCTTAGGGTACACCGGAGTCGTTGGGGGGCTCGTCATAGTCACGGCGGATGATCCGAACGCACACAGTAGCCAGAACGAGCAGGACAACAGGATCTACGGGCTTCACTCGTATATCCCCGTTTTCGAGCCTTCATCGCCCCAGGAGGCTAAGGACATGGTGAGAGATCTCTACGATCTCTCGGAGAAGTACTCCACCGCCGTCTTTCTGAGAACAACTACGAGGCTGTCCCACAGCAGGGGTGAAGTGACTCTGGGGGAGTTGCGGGGCGCGGGTAGGGAGCCCCGTTTCCACAGGGACCCAGAGCGGTGGGCGTTGCTGCCGCCCTACAATCTTGTGAAGCACCGCGAGGCCGTTAACAGGATCAAGAGGCTAGAGGAAGACCTCTCCAGCTTTAAGTACAACTGGGTCGAGCCGGGCGACAGCATGGTCGCCGTAGTGGCAGTAGGGGCTACCTACGCGTACGTCAAGGAGGCTGTCTCCAAGCTCGGGGTGAAACCGACCATTTTCAAGCTTTCATCCACGTACCCGGTCCCGAGGGGGTTCGCCGTTAAGGCTCTCTCCTACGAGAGGTTGCTGGTGGTAGAGGAGCTGGAGCCGTTCGTCGAGAAGGAGCTGAAGGTGATAGCCTTCGAGGAGGGCATGAAGCCCGAAATACATGGCAAGGATCTCCTGCCGAGAGTAGGGGAGCTCTCCACGGCGCTTGTTGCGCAAGCCATTGCGAAGTTCCTCGGAGTTCCCTACGAGCCGCCGAGGACGTACACACCCGGCGTGGAGTTGCCCAGGAGGCCCCCCGTTCTATGCGCAGGTTGCGGCCACAGGTCGACGTACTACGCGGTGAAGCTCGCGGCTGCGAGGGCTAGGGTGAAGCCGGTCTACGCGAACGACATAGGTTGCTACACGCTAGGCTTCTACCCGCCCTTCGAGATGGCGGACTTCACGTGGAGCATGGGATCGGCGCTCGGGATAGGGATGGGTATATCCAAGTTCAGCAAGGAACCCGTCATCGCTTTCATAGGCGACTCTACGTTCTACCACGCGGGCATACCCGGGCTCATAAACGCGGTTTACAACAGGATACCACTGGTGGTCGTCGTCATGGATAACGGGATAACAGCCATGACCGGGCATCAGCCCCACCCTGGTAGCGGGTTCGGCCCCGCCGGGGAGCCGAGGCCCGTCGTGAAGATAGAGGACATAGCCAAGGCTGTGGGCGTCGAGTTCGTAGAGGTGGTGGATGCCTACGACGTGCCGGCGGTCAGGGATGCGGTAGAGAGGGCTATCAGGTACGTGGTAGAGAAGAGTAGGCCGGCTGTCGTGGTCTCCAGGAGGCCTTGTGCCCTGATGGAGCTTAGGAGGAAGCGGCTGAGCGGGGAGAGGGTCGTGCCCTACTACGTAGACCAGGAGAGGTGCGTGAGGTGCGGTATATGCGTGGACAAGTTCTCGTGCCCGGCTATTGTCCGCGAGGAGGACGGCAGGGTAGTTATCCTCCCGGAGGTCTGTGTCGGGTGCGGTGTGTGCGCAACGATATGCCCCGCGAAGGCTATACACCCTGTAGGCGGGTCTTCGGGGTGA
- a CDS encoding indolepyruvate oxidoreductase subunit beta — protein sequence MAGKSIVIAGVGGQGLITIGTVVAQALIRKGYSVRVGEVHGLSQRGGSVVVFLKYGQGPLSPIVDQGEADVLLGLELIETLRRVPLLSKEGVVLANNFFLPPPAAKSPSRSAVLNALKGLGARVVLLEADELALKAGSPITVNMVMLGALIGTGRIDLTLEDAADVLRSRFKGKVLEMNLEALKLGYTAAQEQLEGQRL from the coding sequence GTGGCGGGTAAGAGCATCGTTATAGCAGGGGTTGGCGGGCAAGGTCTCATCACGATAGGAACAGTGGTTGCCCAAGCACTGATAAGGAAGGGGTACAGCGTCAGGGTGGGAGAGGTTCACGGCCTGAGCCAGAGGGGAGGCTCCGTCGTGGTCTTCCTCAAGTACGGGCAGGGCCCGTTATCGCCCATCGTGGATCAGGGAGAAGCGGACGTGCTCCTAGGGCTAGAGCTCATAGAGACGTTGCGTAGGGTGCCGTTGCTCTCAAAGGAGGGGGTCGTGCTCGCTAACAACTTCTTCTTACCCCCGCCCGCCGCGAAGTCCCCTAGCAGGAGCGCGGTGCTGAACGCCTTGAAGGGGCTGGGCGCGAGGGTCGTGCTTTTAGAGGCGGACGAGTTGGCCCTGAAGGCGGGGTCCCCGATCACTGTGAACATGGTTATGCTGGGCGCCCTAATAGGTACCGGTAGGATCGACTTAACCCTAGAGGACGCCGCGGACGTTTTAAGGTCGCGCTTCAAGGGCAAGGTGCTGGAGATGAACCTCGAAGCCCTTAAGCTAGGCTATACAGCCGCGCAGGAGCAACTAGAAGGCCAGCGACTTTAG
- a CDS encoding NAD(P)/FAD-dependent oxidoreductase, with product MDVLVLGGGPAGLQLARFLKGYGDGDVYVYEEHERVGLPQHCTGLVSIEGLRKWIGVGERGLVLNRFRGARFVSPSGKVFLARRGSEVAAIIERKLLEEKLYEEAVSAGARVLLGARQTLGGFALSVRKRGAIGVIAGGTGFLSVLHGEKREFLLPALQLDVRVEDEVGDTDHLYVFLGEKFSRGLFAWAIPLEDGTYRVGLASRGNVLLRLKYLMLALSRVGVKVVKRLRVFGGAVYTGGMVDVYAGDRLFLLGDSAGQTKPTTGGGLVYLSIAARALSDAILSDRPEAYGEAVKRALGREMHVQLLVRKALNSLSDAELDELFQALKEVGGEEIVASEGSMDVQSAVALKLSAKLFLSRPTLLASAALKSLAF from the coding sequence TTGGACGTACTCGTACTGGGCGGGGGCCCTGCCGGTTTGCAGCTGGCCAGGTTCCTCAAGGGCTACGGCGACGGCGATGTATACGTCTACGAGGAGCACGAAAGGGTCGGGCTACCCCAGCACTGCACCGGGCTTGTCAGCATAGAGGGACTTAGGAAGTGGATAGGTGTCGGCGAGCGGGGGCTCGTCCTAAACAGGTTTAGGGGCGCGCGCTTCGTCTCCCCCTCCGGGAAAGTTTTCCTGGCAAGGCGGGGCTCCGAGGTTGCTGCTATAATCGAGAGGAAGCTTTTAGAGGAAAAGCTTTACGAGGAGGCAGTATCGGCCGGTGCCCGGGTACTTCTAGGCGCGCGGCAAACGCTGGGAGGCTTCGCGCTTTCCGTGAGGAAGAGGGGGGCGATAGGGGTTATCGCCGGCGGTACGGGCTTCTTGTCGGTACTGCACGGTGAGAAAAGAGAGTTCCTGCTACCGGCGCTGCAGCTCGATGTACGCGTGGAGGACGAGGTTGGGGATACAGACCATCTCTACGTGTTTCTGGGCGAGAAGTTCTCCCGAGGGCTATTCGCGTGGGCAATCCCGCTCGAGGACGGAACCTACAGGGTAGGCCTTGCTAGTAGGGGCAACGTCCTCCTAAGGCTGAAGTACTTGATGCTCGCGCTGTCGCGTGTAGGCGTGAAGGTGGTGAAAAGGCTGAGAGTGTTCGGCGGCGCCGTCTATACGGGCGGAATGGTCGACGTCTACGCCGGGGACAGGCTTTTCTTACTGGGAGACTCGGCTGGGCAGACGAAGCCCACGACTGGGGGTGGTCTCGTGTACCTTTCGATCGCGGCGCGTGCACTGTCGGATGCGATACTGAGTGATAGACCGGAGGCTTACGGAGAGGCTGTTAAGCGGGCCTTGGGCAGGGAGATGCACGTACAGTTGCTCGTTAGGAAAGCCTTGAACTCTCTTTCGGACGCAGAGCTGGACGAGCTCTTCCAGGCGCTGAAAGAAGTGGGAGGAGAAGAGATCGTGGCCAGCGAGGGCTCCATGGACGTTCAATCGGCGGTGGCGCTGAAGCTCTCCGCGAAACTTTTCCTCTCGCGCCCAACCCTCCTCGCAAGCGCAGCTCTAAAGTCGCTGGCCTTCTAG
- a CDS encoding PadR family transcriptional regulator encodes MTEADWKVGVAGEMGLTPVREPSLDDFVLLLLYLDGRTPIYGEEIIHFILAIYPFVSLRLSPSLYLPYFEAVSEALRRLEERGFIFRSRQAYRDGERRVVRLTETGSDEARKIFKAFSESWLLMRGVALRRGSEVLGELEALKKTYNGKGLVELARLLASKVEGDGASALNHLEGVSKEWVEYFVYLLKRLSKELKPTSRQVF; translated from the coding sequence TTGACCGAGGCGGATTGGAAGGTCGGCGTTGCCGGCGAGATGGGCCTTACACCCGTGCGCGAGCCGTCCCTCGACGACTTCGTCCTTCTACTCCTGTACCTTGACGGGCGGACGCCTATCTACGGCGAGGAGATAATTCACTTTATACTGGCAATCTACCCCTTCGTCTCTCTGCGTCTCTCGCCGTCCCTCTACCTGCCCTACTTCGAGGCTGTAAGCGAGGCTCTGAGAAGGCTGGAGGAGAGAGGTTTCATTTTCAGGAGCCGGCAGGCATACAGAGACGGTGAAAGGAGAGTTGTAAGGCTTACGGAGACAGGCTCCGACGAGGCGAGAAAAATCTTCAAAGCTTTCAGCGAGAGCTGGCTCCTCATGCGGGGGGTTGCCCTCAGGAGGGGCTCCGAGGTTCTCGGCGAGCTCGAAGCTTTGAAGAAGACCTACAACGGGAAAGGGCTCGTGGAGCTTGCGAGACTACTGGCATCCAAGGTTGAGGGGGACGGCGCATCCGCTCTGAACCACTTGGAGGGGGTGAGCAAGGAGTGGGTAGAGTACTTCGTTTACCTGTTAAAGCGGCTCAGCAAGGAATTGAAGCCTACCTCTAGGCAGGTCTTCTAG
- a CDS encoding carboxypeptidase-like regulatory domain-containing protein: MRREHWSTFLLCFLLLVPALRAAPIAEHYYVEVLEYVAGAWKSRYVPVNVNSPSLTVQTVASVLVVRSDPSSGLQPVSVSVDGSRYSVVNGTGVLWFAASVALDGKMHVVEVRFQKVSPGPVVSGVIGVQSSLPSSPSFNVSVPPLPGFVAAGVRLELLLLSPGDVFKVLDKPFFVLNSSSIRVLGQDIFVADVVVPFLNVSLRPGAISVKAWYLYFIPPSDDEVVYPPYSFRLFFANHPSLPGVEENALAGRPPHVLLRFARDLSEKAGLRSYNVSVTVAKPESLCGVKDYSYRVIPPEGGVLEGSRVILGANTTITVRFFSAGISLGDVVVYTPPPELLVQPPIYSLSLKFTDIAGYPLNNTYFVVYRAGVPVYSGIARGGEAVVCPLAAGTYDVVAYVASRVVGRGRVTLLGDSAAEILTNTTTVSFQFVRQGAGEVLTSYKAVLKGAVELVANSSAEGLAVFHGVPPGTYSLEVYWNNTRLARYSVEVDLKGGRSVLSIQAYRLQVLVRNLLDQPVKGAVVFLEGGGFSSTRLTDEAGRADFGLVPAGNYTLIVEGAQPQTVRLISDTFRVVQVDEIVKIGGFTVTGKVALYALVATVFLAAIVAVRRALKRREKGIEEVDFAR, encoded by the coding sequence TTGAGGAGAGAGCACTGGTCGACGTTTCTGCTGTGTTTTCTCTTGCTGGTTCCAGCGCTCCGCGCTGCGCCCATCGCAGAGCACTACTACGTGGAGGTCCTAGAGTACGTGGCTGGAGCTTGGAAGAGTAGGTACGTGCCCGTCAACGTCAATTCCCCCTCGCTGACGGTTCAAACAGTTGCAAGCGTGCTCGTCGTGCGCTCGGATCCCTCGTCCGGCCTGCAACCCGTATCCGTAAGTGTCGACGGCTCCAGGTACAGCGTTGTGAACGGGACGGGCGTTCTGTGGTTCGCGGCGTCCGTGGCGCTAGACGGGAAAATGCACGTGGTGGAGGTAAGGTTCCAGAAGGTCAGCCCGGGGCCCGTAGTTTCCGGAGTTATAGGGGTGCAGTCAAGCCTTCCGTCGTCGCCTAGCTTCAACGTGTCGGTACCGCCGCTTCCCGGCTTCGTCGCCGCCGGCGTGAGGTTGGAGCTTTTACTCCTGTCGCCCGGCGACGTGTTCAAAGTCCTCGACAAGCCATTCTTCGTGCTAAATTCCTCTTCGATAAGAGTCTTAGGGCAGGATATATTCGTCGCGGACGTAGTCGTGCCTTTCCTCAACGTGTCGCTACGACCCGGTGCTATCAGCGTGAAGGCGTGGTACCTCTACTTTATACCTCCGAGCGACGACGAGGTGGTGTACCCGCCTTACAGCTTCAGGCTATTCTTCGCAAACCACCCCTCGCTCCCGGGAGTCGAGGAAAACGCTCTAGCCGGGCGGCCACCCCACGTATTGCTACGTTTCGCGAGGGACCTCTCGGAGAAGGCTGGGCTACGGAGCTACAACGTTAGCGTGACCGTAGCTAAGCCTGAGAGCCTCTGTGGGGTCAAGGACTACTCGTACAGGGTTATTCCCCCCGAGGGAGGCGTGTTGGAAGGCTCTAGAGTAATCCTGGGCGCCAACACTACCATCACTGTGAGGTTTTTCTCCGCCGGCATCTCCCTGGGAGACGTCGTCGTCTACACGCCGCCCCCCGAGCTACTCGTACAGCCGCCTATCTACAGCCTCTCGTTGAAATTCACTGATATCGCGGGCTACCCGTTAAACAACACATACTTCGTAGTGTACAGGGCCGGCGTCCCCGTGTACTCGGGCATCGCCAGGGGAGGGGAAGCCGTGGTCTGCCCCCTAGCCGCGGGTACCTACGACGTCGTAGCATACGTAGCGTCTAGGGTCGTGGGGAGGGGGCGCGTGACGCTCCTAGGCGACTCGGCCGCAGAAATACTCACGAACACCACGACTGTGAGCTTCCAGTTCGTGCGGCAAGGAGCCGGCGAAGTGCTCACCTCTTACAAGGCTGTCCTCAAAGGAGCTGTTGAGCTCGTCGCGAACAGTTCCGCGGAGGGCCTAGCCGTGTTCCACGGAGTCCCCCCGGGTACCTACTCGCTCGAGGTGTACTGGAACAACACTAGGCTTGCGAGGTACTCAGTCGAGGTAGACTTGAAGGGCGGCAGGAGCGTTCTCTCGATACAGGCATACAGGCTTCAAGTGTTGGTGAGAAACCTCCTGGACCAACCGGTGAAGGGTGCCGTGGTTTTCCTCGAGGGAGGAGGCTTCTCGTCTACCAGGCTCACAGACGAGGCTGGAAGGGCGGACTTCGGGCTAGTACCGGCGGGGAACTACACGTTGATAGTAGAGGGGGCCCAGCCCCAAACCGTCCGGCTGATCTCCGACACGTTCAGAGTCGTACAGGTAGACGAGATCGTGAAAATAGGCGGTTTCACGGTGACCGGTAAAGTCGCGCTTTACGCATTGGTGGCAACAGTCTTCCTCGCAGCAATCGTTGCGGTTAGGCGAGCTTTGAAACGGAGGGAAAAGGGTATAGAGGAGGTAGACTTTGCGCGATGA
- the lysS gene encoding lysine--tRNA ligase — protein MHWVKGVAESVASRAREKGVVVANGGLSVSGLQHVGRLRGEITVVDTVVRLLRREGYDAVHKLTLYTVDAWKGKEAQRSQFGDPEEARAYTGRPLYMVPDPHGCHANWVEHYWDEFGSHLGSFAEKVDVVTTKELYESDERMKKFVLLSVTDLREKVVETINKYRGEKKLQPGYIPFQPICEKCGRVDTTEALEVDAANYRVRYVCRHCGHEGWQSLAKGKLNWRVEWVGVWYALGVDFEPYGKDHATPGGSRDSCNELAEKVYGFNPPLGLAYEWVGYRKQGKDMGDMGSSDFIGFSPRQWLEVAEGEVLRYIYLSAPPMRRIVLSLEEVPSYYDTFDKAERVYYGLEEGDKEAAESYELALLAKPPSEPPFQLRYLNAMILTQVLPSKGEDLGEVVERLKSTKQLTRELTEYDVERIKRRIRLARRWLELYAPEYYRITVVEEPPLTEIEKVMDERISQLLAALLDSLQRLEVWNEEEIKKAMVSIERTKEEEKKLFQVLYLSFFGRPSGPRIAPYLGMLDRDFVINRLRRLVER, from the coding sequence ATGCACTGGGTTAAAGGCGTAGCGGAGAGCGTGGCTTCGAGGGCTCGAGAGAAGGGGGTAGTAGTTGCAAACGGTGGCTTATCGGTCTCAGGGTTGCAGCACGTCGGCAGGCTGAGGGGAGAGATCACTGTGGTCGACACGGTCGTCAGGCTTCTACGCAGGGAGGGTTACGACGCCGTTCACAAGCTGACGCTTTACACCGTAGATGCGTGGAAGGGTAAGGAAGCCCAGCGTAGCCAGTTCGGGGATCCCGAGGAGGCGAGGGCCTACACGGGGCGCCCCCTCTACATGGTGCCAGACCCCCACGGCTGCCACGCCAACTGGGTGGAGCACTACTGGGACGAGTTCGGAAGCCACCTGGGCTCCTTCGCGGAGAAAGTGGACGTCGTGACAACGAAGGAGCTGTACGAGAGCGACGAGCGGATGAAGAAGTTCGTCCTCCTCTCCGTGACGGACCTCAGGGAAAAGGTTGTAGAGACGATAAACAAGTACAGGGGCGAGAAAAAGCTCCAGCCCGGCTACATACCGTTCCAGCCTATCTGCGAGAAGTGTGGGCGCGTCGACACCACCGAAGCACTGGAAGTCGACGCGGCGAACTACAGAGTTAGGTACGTGTGTAGGCACTGCGGGCACGAGGGGTGGCAGAGCCTCGCGAAGGGGAAGCTCAACTGGCGAGTCGAGTGGGTAGGCGTCTGGTACGCGCTCGGAGTAGACTTCGAGCCCTACGGGAAGGATCACGCGACTCCGGGCGGCTCCCGGGATAGTTGCAACGAGCTGGCGGAGAAGGTTTACGGCTTCAACCCCCCGCTGGGGCTCGCATACGAGTGGGTGGGCTACAGGAAGCAGGGAAAAGACATGGGAGACATGGGTTCGAGCGACTTCATAGGCTTCTCCCCCCGTCAGTGGCTCGAGGTCGCCGAGGGGGAGGTACTGAGGTACATCTACCTCTCAGCCCCGCCCATGAGGCGGATAGTCCTGAGCCTAGAAGAGGTTCCGTCGTACTACGACACATTCGACAAGGCAGAAAGAGTTTACTACGGGCTGGAAGAGGGAGACAAGGAGGCGGCAGAGTCCTACGAACTCGCCCTGCTGGCGAAGCCCCCCTCTGAGCCGCCATTCCAGCTCCGCTACCTGAACGCCATGATCCTGACCCAGGTTCTGCCGAGCAAAGGGGAGGACCTCGGCGAAGTAGTGGAACGGTTGAAGTCCACTAAGCAGCTAACCCGGGAGCTAACGGAGTACGACGTAGAGAGGATCAAGAGGAGAATAAGATTGGCGAGGCGCTGGCTAGAGCTGTACGCGCCGGAGTACTACCGGATAACAGTAGTGGAGGAGCCCCCGCTCACAGAGATAGAGAAGGTCATGGACGAGAGGATTTCCCAGCTCCTGGCAGCATTGCTCGACTCTCTCCAGAGGCTCGAGGTCTGGAACGAGGAAGAGATCAAGAAGGCGATGGTTTCCATCGAGCGTACCAAGGAGGAGGAAAAGAAGCTGTTCCAAGTCCTCTACCTATCGTTCTTCGGAAGACCCTCGGGCCCGAGGATAGCGCCTTACCTCGGGATGCTTGACAGAGACTTTGTAATTAACAGGCTTCGCAGACTCGTAGAGAGATAG
- a CDS encoding alpha-amylase/4-alpha-glucanotransferase domain-containing protein gives MSQRASFIFVLHFHQPVGQSLRVLERIQRNSYELLLRILQEHRDLHLTLHFSGPLLMYWRELYPDFLARLRETVSRSEFEVLGGTYSESVLSLLPWEDRVLQLKKGRELVEETLGVSPRGLWIPERVWDPTLPPAISEAGYSYVIVDDEVGYRSGLWKDDVHRAVLTEYSGRRVGVLFIDGPVRYILPWKAPGEVLGYIRSFATEDGRLYVLWGSDAEKFGEWWDARAAEQWLRTFFGMLKGDSSVALLTPSEYILRHGYQGLAYLAPGSYDKMMEWSGGYFPNFLRKYRETNNMHKKMLYVRGKLSLLKASREAWEEYLKAQCNDAYWHGLFGGVYIPFLRQAVFEHLVRAERLAEEESGYYLGNSSVVRSLDFDFDGVDEVLIEEKEVNAYVKPSDGGSLFELDVKMPGKEHNLLATMSRYREPYLEDQKSVVPDWYRRVAFREHIWRKDASSADWINNTPFVDVSDFALGNYIVEAVEGNKLVLSFTGRDWSDRRRPARIHLVKTYEVLGSQRTVRVRYRWRNMERRFIDPKLSVEVSLFPRLSYEEDSDPTYTVDGSQRLSVREGFSSPWARTVRVESPAFPTVTVESSRHAEVWVSPILSWYRTEKGLRSEYQGLAVSFNYAVALNPGETFETEVSLSW, from the coding sequence GTGTCGCAACGAGCCTCGTTCATCTTCGTACTGCACTTCCACCAACCCGTAGGGCAAAGCCTCAGGGTATTGGAACGTATACAGCGTAACTCGTACGAGCTACTCCTACGGATACTCCAAGAGCACCGGGACCTCCACTTGACTCTCCACTTTAGTGGTCCTCTCTTGATGTACTGGCGTGAGCTTTACCCCGACTTCCTCGCTAGGCTTAGAGAGACTGTCTCGAGGAGCGAGTTCGAGGTTCTCGGCGGTACGTACTCTGAAAGCGTGCTGTCGCTGCTTCCGTGGGAGGACAGGGTCTTGCAGCTCAAGAAGGGGCGCGAGCTGGTAGAGGAGACCTTGGGGGTCTCTCCCCGGGGTCTCTGGATCCCCGAGAGGGTCTGGGACCCCACGCTTCCCCCCGCGATAAGCGAGGCTGGGTACAGCTATGTGATAGTAGACGACGAGGTCGGGTATAGGTCTGGTCTTTGGAAAGACGACGTCCACAGGGCCGTCTTGACGGAGTACAGCGGGAGGAGGGTGGGAGTGCTCTTTATCGACGGGCCCGTGAGGTACATACTGCCGTGGAAAGCACCCGGAGAGGTTCTAGGCTACATAAGATCCTTCGCCACGGAGGACGGGCGACTCTACGTGCTGTGGGGCTCCGACGCCGAGAAGTTCGGAGAGTGGTGGGACGCGAGGGCCGCCGAGCAGTGGCTACGCACGTTCTTCGGCATGCTTAAGGGGGACTCGTCCGTGGCGCTCCTAACGCCGTCCGAGTACATCCTGAGGCACGGGTACCAGGGGCTCGCGTACCTCGCCCCGGGGAGCTACGACAAGATGATGGAGTGGAGTGGAGGCTACTTCCCCAACTTCCTGAGGAAGTACAGGGAGACTAACAACATGCACAAGAAGATGCTGTACGTGAGGGGAAAGCTATCCCTTCTCAAGGCGTCGAGGGAGGCGTGGGAGGAGTACCTCAAGGCGCAGTGCAACGACGCTTACTGGCACGGGCTGTTCGGAGGAGTCTACATACCGTTCCTCAGGCAGGCGGTGTTCGAACACTTGGTAAGGGCGGAGCGCTTAGCCGAGGAGGAGTCCGGCTACTACCTGGGGAACTCCTCCGTCGTTAGAAGCCTGGACTTCGACTTCGATGGCGTGGACGAGGTGCTCATCGAGGAGAAAGAGGTCAACGCCTACGTAAAGCCGAGCGACGGAGGCTCTCTCTTCGAGCTAGACGTAAAGATGCCGGGGAAGGAGCACAACCTTCTCGCCACGATGTCGAGGTACAGGGAGCCGTACCTAGAGGATCAGAAATCGGTTGTCCCCGACTGGTACAGGCGCGTCGCCTTCAGGGAGCACATCTGGCGCAAGGACGCCTCGAGCGCCGACTGGATTAACAACACGCCGTTCGTAGACGTGAGCGACTTCGCCCTGGGCAACTACATCGTAGAGGCTGTAGAGGGCAACAAGCTAGTGCTCTCCTTTACGGGTAGGGACTGGAGCGACAGGAGGAGGCCGGCGCGGATACACCTCGTGAAGACCTACGAGGTGCTGGGCTCCCAGAGGACTGTCAGGGTGCGCTACAGGTGGCGCAACATGGAGAGAAGGTTCATAGACCCCAAGCTCTCGGTGGAGGTCAGCCTGTTCCCCAGGCTGAGCTACGAGGAGGACTCCGACCCTACGTACACCGTGGACGGCTCGCAGAGGTTGAGCGTGAGGGAGGGCTTCTCCTCTCCCTGGGCCAGGACGGTGAGGGTAGAGTCGCCGGCCTTCCCGACGGTCACCGTTGAGAGCTCGAGGCACGCAGAGGTATGGGTATCCCCCATCCTCAGCTGGTACAGGACGGAGAAGGGGTTGCGGAGCGAGTACCAGGGGCTAGCCGTTTCCTTTAACTACGCGGTAGCGCTAAACCCAGGGGAAACCTTCGAAACGGAGGTGTCCCTGTCTTGGTGA